DNA from Nitrospira sp.:
GCGCCTCGACTTCCACTGGATGGTCCTGCGGCACGACGACGAGCAATGGCTGCGCCGGGGTGACGACGCCGCCGACCGTATGGACCGACAGCTGCTGCACGACACCGTCGATCGGACTGATGAGCCGCTGCAGTTCTGCCTTCTGCCCGGCCTTGGTCACTTCCTGTGAGAGGGAGGCCGCTTTGGTCTCGATGGCCGAGAGGTCAGCTTGTTTCGTCTGCTGGAATTCCGAGACCAGCGCCCGCCGATTCTTCTCCGCTTCGGCCAGGGCCGCTTGGTCTTGCCGGAGTTTTTGTCTCTGTCCGGCCAACTCCTGTAACTTATCGATCCGCTGTTCTTCCGCCTGGAGATAATCCAACTTAGTGACGGCATCCCGTTCCATCAGCCGTTTGAAGGCGCCGGCCCGCTCCGTCTCCATCGGGACGGTTGCTTCGAGCCGCCGGATGTTTTCCAGGGTCGCATCGACCGCCGCCTTGCGCTGCGCGATGACATGCTGCGCCGCCTCCACTCGTGCCTGGTACTCGGCCAACTGATCACGGAGCAATTGTTGTTGCAGCAAGACGTATTGGGGATCGCTATCCGGCGGTGCCCCAAACGTGGGCGCTCCTGCGATGAGGGCCTGGAGGCGCGCGGCCTCGACCTTAGCCGCGCGATACTCATTGGAGGCGCGGTCACGGTCTGCACGATTTTGGGTCGGATCGAGTTCAATCAACACATCCCCTTGTTTCACCACCTGGCCGTCCTGCACCTGGATGGAGGCGATCACACCAGTCTCATAGGGTTGAATCACTTTTGAATAGCCGCTGGGGATGATCTTCCCCTGCGCCGTGGCCACGATGTCGATCCGCCCGACCGAAGCCCACACCACCGAGACCGTGAAGAGTGCCATGATCGTCCACAGGATGGCCCGGCCGATCGGCGAGGGAGGCGCGTCTTGAATCTCCAGTGCCGCCGGCAGGAACTCGACCGATCTCCGCGAGGGGGTGGCCACAACCGGCTGTCGTCTCTCCGCCTCCCAGGCTGCAGACCAGACCTGCCACCATCTCATCATGCTCGTCCTCATGCGACCTTCCCTTCCTGGTGGGCGTGCAGTCGATGATACATGCCTTGACGTTTCAGCAACTCCTCGTGCGTGCCCTGTTCCACCAGCTGTCCTTGATCGATGACATAGATCCGATGCGCGGGACGCACCGTGCTCAGCCGATGGGCAATGATAATGACCGTGCGACCCTTGCAGATCTGCGCCATGTTCTGCTGAATGATTGCTTCGGATTCGTAGTCCAAAGCACTGGTGGCTTCGTCGAAGATGAGGATGCGCGGGTTTGCCACAAGGGCACGGGCGATGGCAATCCGTTGCCGTTGGCCGCCGGAGAGGGAACAGCCGTGCTCCCCGACGATCGTGTCGTACCCCTCCGGAAGTTCAAGGATAAACTCGTGAGCACCCGCCAGTTTGGCCGCCTGAATCACACGATCCATGGAGAGGCCCGGATCGGTCAGTGCAATGTTGTCCCGCACGGAACGATTGAAGAGAAAGTTCTCCTGCAGCACCACACCCACTTGCCTTCGCAACCAGGCCGGATCGACCTGCGCAAGATCGACGCCATCGACCAAGACGCGACCTCGTTCCGGGACATACAGACGTTGAATCAGTTTGGTGATGGTGCTCTTACCTGAACCAGAACGGCCGACGATGCCGATGACCTGGCCCGGGTGGATCATGAGGGAGACCTTGCGCAGGACTTCGCGGCTGTCTGGACGGTAACGAAAGGTGACCTCATCCAGCGTGATCTGGCCCGCCACCTGCGGCAGAGTCGTCCGGTTCGGATTGTAGGAAGGCTCCGGCCTGCTGTTCAGCACATCCCCCAACCGCTGCATCGAAATGCCGACCTGCTGGAACTCTTGCCACAGATTCACCAACCGCAGTAATGGCCCCGTCACCTGACCGGCCAGCATGTTGAAGGCGATGAGCTGCCCAATGCTCAGGTCCCCGCCGATGACCAGATAGGCGCCGGTCCACAAAATGGCAATGGTCGTGACCTTTTGGATGAACGAGGCGATCTGGCCGGCGATCGTGATGAGGCTCGTCGCCTTGAAGCTGGCGCCGACGTAGCCGGCCAATTGTTCGTCCCAGCGGCGCTGGAGGGGAGGCTCGACGGCGAGAGCCTTCACGGTTTGGATGCCGCTGATGGTCTCGACGAGGAAGGATTGATTCTCGGCTCCGCGATTGAATTTCTCATTGAGGCGGGTTCGGATCAGCGGGGTGATCCCCACCGACAGGATCGCGTAGAGGGGCAGCGAGGCGAGGACGACCAGGGTCAGCGTCGAGCTGTAGCACCACATGACAGCAAGGAAGACCGCCGTGAACAGGACATCGAGCACGACAGTCACAGAATTGCTCGTCAAGAACTGGCGGATTT
Protein-coding regions in this window:
- a CDS encoding RTX toxin transporter, ATP-binding protein; translation: MDVPAHESSPPAPDTGLHCLLLLARFHGLAADGAQLQHQFGETGRPLTQRELLRAAKHVGLKAGRVTATWANLTDKPLPAIAVCTDGRCALLAKVEAERVLLHDPLQPQPTILTKACFEARWTGDLLLVTKRAGLRPEDVAFGFSWFIPAIVKHRRLFGEVLLASFFVQLFALVTPLFTQVVIDKVLVHKGFTTLHVMAVGMVALALFDVLLSGLRTYLFAHTSNRIDVGLGAQLFRHVLALPLAYFEARRVGDTVARVRELEQIRQFLTSNSVTVVLDVLFTAVFLAVMWCYSSTLTLVVLASLPLYAILSVGITPLIRTRLNEKFNRGAENQSFLVETISGIQTVKALAVEPPLQRRWDEQLAGYVGASFKATSLITIAGQIASFIQKVTTIAILWTGAYLVIGGDLSIGQLIAFNMLAGQVTGPLLRLVNLWQEFQQVGISMQRLGDVLNSRPEPSYNPNRTTLPQVAGQITLDEVTFRYRPDSREVLRKVSLMIHPGQVIGIVGRSGSGKSTITKLIQRLYVPERGRVLVDGVDLAQVDPAWLRRQVGVVLQENFLFNRSVRDNIALTDPGLSMDRVIQAAKLAGAHEFILELPEGYDTIVGEHGCSLSGGQRQRIAIARALVANPRILIFDEATSALDYESEAIIQQNMAQICKGRTVIIIAHRLSTVRPAHRIYVIDQGQLVEQGTHEELLKRQGMYHRLHAHQEGKVA
- a CDS encoding RTX toxin transporter, determinant D, which translates into the protein MMRWWQVWSAAWEAERRQPVVATPSRRSVEFLPAALEIQDAPPSPIGRAILWTIMALFTVSVVWASVGRIDIVATAQGKIIPSGYSKVIQPYETGVIASIQVQDGQVVKQGDVLIELDPTQNRADRDRASNEYRAAKVEAARLQALIAGAPTFGAPPDSDPQYVLLQQQLLRDQLAEYQARVEAAQHVIAQRKAAVDATLENIRRLEATVPMETERAGAFKRLMERDAVTKLDYLQAEEQRIDKLQELAGQRQKLRQDQAALAEAEKNRRALVSEFQQTKQADLSAIETKAASLSQEVTKAGQKAELQRLISPIDGVVQQLSVHTVGGVVTPAQPLLVVVPQDHPVEVEAQLENKDVGFVKEGQSAEIKVETFPFTLYGTIPGTVLTVSDDAMPIDKEKSADRLVFATRVSLAHGTIQVEGKQVHLSPGMAVTVEIKTGRRRVIEYLLSPVLKSLQESLRER